One window of the uncultured Fibrobacter sp. genome contains the following:
- a CDS encoding Na+/H+ antiporter NhaC family protein, producing MEQQAVEAVSFFHGTFWALIPSVVAIVLALITKEAYSSLFVGVLIGGLFISQGSFSGFLDAVFKDGMVKQVSDPWNVGILFFLVMLGTMVALMNKSGAAAAFGNWAKLHVKSKVGAQLATIVLGVLIFVDDYFNCLTVGSVMRPVTDKFKLSHEKLAYLIDATAAPICIIAPVSSWAAAVTGFVEGEDGLGLFVKAIPFNFYALLTIVALFALVLLKVDFGPMKKFESAAEMIETKMEKLSDEEPRGTVLDLIFPIVMLVLFCVVGLIYTGGYFASGEAHKGFVDAFGGSDASVGLVLGSFAAFIVTVIWYLGRRVLKLRKCLECLPEGFKAMVPAIIILVLAWSLKGVTDALGAKDFVAGLVSGSASSLMNFMPAIIFLVGIGLAFSTGTSWGTFGILIPIVVAAFSSIDPNLMIISISACMAGAVCGDHISPISDTTIMASAGAECNHVNHVNTQLPYALSVAAISFVSYIVAGVTRSALLSLLVGVVLIVGGLLLLKKRKPAALKTRKKRRWPRKKKTIA from the coding sequence ATGGAACAGCAAGCTGTAGAAGCGGTGTCTTTTTTTCATGGAACATTTTGGGCCTTGATTCCTTCGGTAGTAGCCATTGTCTTGGCCCTTATTACCAAGGAAGCTTATTCGTCCTTGTTTGTGGGTGTCCTTATTGGCGGCCTTTTTATTAGCCAGGGAAGTTTCTCTGGATTTCTGGATGCCGTGTTCAAGGATGGTATGGTCAAGCAGGTGTCCGATCCATGGAACGTGGGGATACTCTTTTTCCTAGTAATGCTTGGGACGATGGTAGCCTTGATGAATAAGTCGGGGGCTGCGGCGGCGTTTGGAAACTGGGCAAAATTGCATGTCAAGTCCAAGGTCGGAGCACAGCTTGCAACGATTGTTCTTGGTGTGCTGATTTTTGTAGATGACTACTTTAACTGCCTTACGGTGGGTAGCGTGATGCGTCCGGTTACAGACAAGTTTAAACTCAGTCACGAAAAGCTTGCCTATCTGATTGATGCAACGGCGGCCCCTATTTGCATTATTGCGCCGGTGAGTTCCTGGGCGGCGGCTGTAACGGGTTTTGTCGAGGGTGAAGATGGGCTCGGCCTTTTTGTGAAGGCGATTCCCTTCAATTTTTATGCGTTGTTGACGATCGTGGCCCTTTTTGCCCTGGTGCTTTTGAAAGTGGATTTTGGACCGATGAAAAAGTTTGAATCTGCGGCCGAAATGATTGAAACAAAGATGGAAAAACTCAGTGATGAAGAGCCTCGCGGAACGGTGCTTGATTTGATATTCCCGATCGTGATGCTGGTTTTATTCTGTGTGGTCGGATTGATTTATACGGGTGGTTACTTTGCAAGTGGCGAGGCGCATAAGGGCTTTGTCGATGCCTTTGGCGGAAGTGACGCATCTGTTGGCCTAGTTCTTGGAAGCTTTGCCGCCTTTATCGTGACGGTGATTTGGTACTTGGGACGTCGAGTGCTGAAACTCCGCAAGTGCCTGGAGTGCCTGCCCGAAGGTTTCAAGGCGATGGTTCCTGCGATTATTATTCTAGTACTCGCCTGGAGTCTGAAGGGCGTTACCGATGCGCTTGGTGCAAAGGACTTTGTGGCGGGCCTTGTTTCGGGAAGCGCTTCTTCGCTTATGAACTTTATGCCGGCGATTATCTTCTTGGTGGGGATTGGTCTTGCTTTTTCTACAGGTACCTCGTGGGGAACGTTCGGCATCCTGATTCCGATTGTGGTGGCGGCATTCTCTAGCATTGATCCGAATCTGATGATTATCTCCATTTCTGCTTGCATGGCAGGAGCCGTTTGCGGCGACCATATTTCACCCATTTCGGATACTACGATTATGGCGAGTGCCGGTGCCGAGTGTAACCATGTGAATCACGTGAATACCCAGTTGCCGTATGCCTTGAGTGTTGCGGCCATCAGTTTTGTAAGTTACATTGTCGCAGGCGTTACCCGTAGTGCCTTGCTTTCGCTCTTGGTAGGTGTCGTATTGATTGTGGGTGGGTTGCTGCTTTTGAAAAAGCGTAAGCCGGCTGCTCTCAAAACTCGGAAAAAAAGGCGCTGGCCTCGCAAAAAGAAGACTATCGCTTAA